ACGCCAAGATAAGAGGGTTTAATAGGTGTTTTACATCAGTCCTAAATCATTTCTGAACTTCTTCACTTGGCGACCTTGGCGACTTGGCGGTTCAATAAATTCATAACTCAAATAGCAGGGCTATATGTTTTTACCAAATTGGGATGCTCTCAATGACTACTTTTAATCCTCCGTAAAAGCAGGAAATTCTTCTACTATCAATTCTGGTTCATCACCTTCATGATGTTCAGCAAATGAGCCTTGAGGTTCTTTCAGCAAAAAGGCACAAAGGAAAGTTACAATCAACGCGGTAACACCAAGAGTCTGAAAAAAGATTTGGTTCCCAACATCACCTGCTGGTAAAAGACTGTATAAGGTCAGGTAAGCCACAGCGCCAACATTGCCGTATGCGCCGACGTTCCCAGCAATTTGACCAGTAATTCGCCGCTTTACTAAAGGCACAATGGCATAAGTAGAACCTTCCCCAGCTTGAACGAAGAATGAACAACTCATAGTCAGTATAATTGCTATGGGTAACCACCAATTACTACTGACACTACTCATGATTAAATAAGTAAGACCCATACCACCAGTGAGTATGGTCATTGTCCATTTACGACTACCGACTGTATCTGAAACCCAACCGCCGCCGGGACGCGCAAATAAGTTCATGAATGCGTAACTAGCAGCAATCATTCCTGCTAATACTTTACTGAGGCTGAAAGTTGATTCAAAAAATGCTGGTAGCATGGAAACAACAGCTAACTCTGAACCAAAGTTGACAAAATAAGTTAGTTCTAAAATTGCTACTTGCGAAAACTGATAACGGTCTTTAGCAGCATATTGTTTTTTACCGGTCATTAATTCTTGATTTACATCCCAGCATTTATAGGCTTGGAAGAGGTACAGACCAATTAACAAAAGGTAGACAATAAATAACTGTGTTGGAGAAAGTAAACCAATTTTAGAGATGCGCCAAGCTAATACGGCTAAGATGCCCACTAAGGGAATATTGGTTAACATCAGCAGCCAAAAGCTTTTCTTGGTAGTAACTTCTATGCCGCCGTGACGGGAAGGACGTTGATAAACTTTGCCAGTGGGAGTATCTTCAACGTTGAAAAAATAGATAGCTCCATAGATAGCAGCTATTATCCCAGTTAATGCGATCGCCAGTCGCCAATTAAGTTGACCAACAGTGAACAAAGCCGTCGCCGCCGCTAGTGAAGGTAAAGTAAACGCCGCAGCTGCGGAACCAAAATTACCCCAACCTCCATAAATTCCCTCTGCAATCCCAATTTCTTTGGGGGGGAACCATTCAGCAACCATGCGAATCCCAATTACAAACCCAGCACCGACTATACTGAGCGCCAAGCGACTGATAATCAACTGGCTGAAGTTTTGGGCTGAAGCAAAGGCCAGACAGGGAATAGCCGCATACATCAGCAAGATTGAGTAAGTAATCCGTGGACCATACTTATCTAAAACCATACCAATAATAATCCGGGCTGGCACAGTTAAAGCCACATTACAAATAGCGATGGTTCTAACTTGTCCTTCTGTTAAGCTCAGTGCTTCTTTGATGGCTGTTTGAAACGGGGCAAAGTTAAACCAAACCACGAATGATAAAAAGAATGCAAACCAAGTCAGATGCAAGATGCGGTAGCGACCGTTGAAGGAAAATAATCCTGTCAGCATTTAATATTCCTTTGTTAAATATGTTCTTGTGGACACGGGATGAATCGCGTGTTTAATCTTCAGGATGAGGGGACGGGTGGGGACACCCATCCCACAGGAAAATATGGATTTTTATTTGTCAGTCCCTAATTAGGAATTATTCAGTTCTGCTCCGAAGTGCTGAATGAGTAAATCTCGCAATACTGGTTGTAAATCTTCGCAGGGGATGCCTTTTTGTACGCAGTTTCCCAGATGCGCGTCTTTGCCAACTGTGCCACCCATATAGATGTCTACGCCTTCTACAGGTTTGCCATTTTTACGGGCTTTAGTTCCCATCAAGCCGATGTCTGCAACTTGAGGCTGTCCGCAGGAATTAGGACAACCAGTCCAGTGAATTCGCACGGCACGAGTCAGGGTTAACTCGGCTTGTAAGGCTTGAGCCATTTCCAGGGCTTGGTTTTTGGTTTCAATTAAGGCAAAGTTACAAAACTGTGCGCCTGTACAAGAAACAAGCGATCGCGTTAACATATCTGGGTTAATGGCAAATTTTTCTAGTAGCGCCTCTGTTAAAAATGTTGCCAACCGCGAGTCAGGAATATTGGGGATAATGATGTTCTGTTCAACTGTCAACCGAACTTCACCACTGCCATAAACCTCTGCTAGACTGGCAATTTCAAACATATCTTGAGCATACAGCCGCCCCACAGGAATATTTAAACCTACGTAGTTTAATCCTGCTTGTTTCTGTTTATATACCCCAATATGGTCGCGTTTTTCCCAGTCAATTTCGTCTTTAGGAGTTGCGGGTAACAGTGCTTTACCCAAACGCGTTTCTACTTCAGCACGAAATTTTTCTACACCCCATTCATCAAGTAGCCACATCAAGCGAGACTTAAGACGGTTAGCCCGTAAACCGTTGTCACGATAAACTTCTAAAACTGCTCTACATACAGCTACCACATCCTCTGGAGACACCCAAGCATTAAGCGGAATTGCAGCTTCACAGCGTTTAGCTGAGAAAAAACCCCCGACAAGGATGTTAAAGCCGAAGACTGATGCTTCTGGTTTTTCACCACTCCCCACTCCCCATTCCCCACTCCCCACTCCCCATTCCCCACTCCCCTCTTGAAAGGCTGGAACAAAGGCTAAATCGTTAATTTCTGCGTGAACTGAATTGTCACGACCTCCGGCGATCGCAATATTAAATTTTCGTGGTAAGTTGCTAAACTCTGGGTTTCCTTCCCCTTTATTGGTCAGCATATCTTGAACTTGCTGCACCAGTTCCCTAGTATCAAATAACTCATCCGCATCTAAACCAGCTACAGGGTTGCCTGTGATATTACGGACATTATCCATCCCAGATTGGATGCTGGTTAAACCAACTGAGTGCAATTTCTCAAAGATATCTGGTAAATCTTCAAGTCTGATACCCCGCAGTTGCATATTCTGTCTGGTAGTAATATCAGCACTACCATCATCTCCGTAACGCTGTAATACTGACGCTAAAACACGCAACTGATGGCTAGTAAGAACACCGTTAGGTATCCGCATCCGCATCATAAACTTACCTGGGGTAACTGGGCGAAAAAATACACCCATCCACTTGAGGCGATGGTCGCGGTCGTTTACATCCATTGCTTCCCAGCCGAGAGAGGCAAATTTTGCTATCTCCTCCTTGACAGCAAGCCCATCTTTCTCGGCCTTGAGTTTTTCAAACTTATTCAGGTTAGTTTTGGTAGTAGTTACTGTATCTGTCATGAATTGACTCTCATTGCAAATGGCTAATCAGGTGAGAACTTTGGACGTTAGTTGCCCAATATCAATTAACACGTAGTCTTTTTATGTCTCAGTCTACGAGGTTTAGTGATTTAACACGTATATTTGTTTGTGGCTAATTTCTCGTACTCCAGAGCCTTTCCAGGAGACTCATCTGCTACTCGATAACAAGCAAGATGCAAGTTTATCAACTTAACTCAAGTTGTAGTTAGTGGGGAAAATTTGTAATCTTTGGCATTTAGAGAATTTGTCAAGCTGGTTTAGTTACCTACTTATGTAACGATTTCGATACTTACAGGACTTACGCAAAATTATGGAAAAACGAACCACGTTCGCGTAGCGTCTCCCTTTGGGAGAAGGACACGTTGGCGCTAGCCTCTCCCCTTCTCCCAAAGGGAGAGGCTAGCGCCAAGGGAGAAGGACACGAAGTTAAGAAGGTTTCAGAGAGTTCTTGGGTAAGTCCTAACTTATCAGGTTAAGGTGAGTTTATAGTTAAAATAGTATACATTGCTACCTTTTTTTGAATTTTTTGTTCAAAGCGCATCAAATGAATGCAATTTCTGCATGAGAAGGAGTTTTTGCTCATGAAGGAAAGCCCCTGATCAAAAGTGCTGAGTGCTAATGCTGTGAGTTGTGGTAGGATAATTTGCGGGAATAAATACTTATTAAGAAATTATTAAAAAGTTTAATAATATGAGATGATGAAAAAATAGGTATTATTTCTTAGTGATATAATGGCAGACCAATTTCCCTGGCTAACCGCGATTGTCCTGCTACCATTCATTGCTGCTCTGGTTATCCCTGTGCTACCCGATAAAGACGGCAAGTGGGTAAGATGGTATGCACTGGGTGTGGGAGTTGCAGACTTAATCTTGATGTGTTACGCCTTTTGGCATAATTACGATGCCAGCAATGCTAGTTTTCAACTGGAAGAAAATTATACGTGGATGCCTCAGTTAGGTCTAAATTGGACAGTGGCTGTGGATGGGTTATCTCTTCCCTTTGTACTTCTAGCCGGACTGGTGACGACACTGGCAATTTTTTCGGCTTGGCAAGTTGACCGCAGACCCCGCCTTTTCTATTTCCTGATGCTGGTGCTGTACTCAGCGCAGGTAGGGGTATTTGTTGCCAAAGACTTGATGCTGTTTTTCATTATGTGGGAAGTAGAGCTAATTCCCGTATACCTACTCATTTGTATTTGGGGTGGGCAGAAGCGACGTTACGCCGCTACCAAATTCTTACTATATACAGCTGCGGCTTCTATATTTATTCTAGTGGCAGCATTGGCAATGGGGCTTTACGGTGGCGGTAATGTCACTTTTGATCTAGCGGCTTTGGGACTGAAGAATTACCCGCTTAATTTAGAATTGCTGCTATATGCAGGATTGCTGATTGCCTTTGGTGTCAAGTTGGCTGTGTTTCCCATGCATACTTGGTTACCTGATGCTCATGGAGAGGCTTCGTCTCCGGTATCGATGATTCTGGCAGGTGTGCTACTAAAGATGGGTGGATACGGACTAATTCGCCTGAATTTGGGAATCCTTTCTGATGCACATATTTACTTTGCACCAGTTCTGGCTATTCTGGGGGTTGTGAATATTATCTATGGTGCGTTGAATTCCTTCGCCCAAGGAAATATGAAGCGTCGCCTGGCTTATTCGTCGATTTCTCACATGGGATTTGTACTACTGGGTATTGCGTCTTTTACTGATTTGGGCATTAGTGGCGCAATGTTACAGATGATTTCTCACGGTTTAATTGCGTCGGTGCTGTTTTTCTTGGCAGGTGTTACCTATGACCGCACTCGCACTATGATCATGGATGATCTGGGCGGTATTGGTCAGGTGATGCCGAAAGTATTCGCATTATTTACAATCAGTGCGATGGCTTCTCTGGCTCTTCCTGGGATGAGTGGCTTTGTGGGCGAACTTGCGGTGTTTATTGGAATAACTACCAGCGATGTCTATAGTTCCGCCTTCTCCATTGTGACGGTCTTCCTGGCCGCAGTAGGAGTTATCCTCACGCCAATTTATCTGCTCAATTTGCTGCGAAAGGTATTTTACGGGAGTAGCGCATCCGTCATGTGTGACGTGAATAATGCCGCGTTAGAGAATCAGGAAGATGAGGGTACAGCTTGTTTTGGTACTGACTGTCTGCTGCCCAACCAAACAATTTATAGTGATGCTAGACCGCGTGAAGTGTTTATTGCTGCCTGTTTTTTAGTGCTGATAATCGGTATTGGGTTTTACCCCAAGCTGGCTATGCAAATGTACGATGTGAAAACTGTGGCGGTAAATGCTCAGGTGCGCCAATCTCTCATGACTATCTCACAAACAAATCCCCACATCTATGCTCAGGGGTTCTTAGTTCCTACTATCCCAGCCTCCGAAGCAGCGCCTGTTTTGGGAGTTGTTAAATGAAACGGCGCGATTTTATCAATTGGGTCGGTTTGGGTGCGATAGCTAGTAGTTTACCTATAGCTATCGCAGCTTGTTCTGACCAAACAACTGCATCTGAAGATTGGCAAACTGTGGGGACTGTGGCAGAGTTAGATAAAAATGGTCAATTGTCCGTCAAAAACTTGCCATCTGTCAATGTTTTAGTGGTGGGTACATCGAAAAGCGAAAATCTCATTGCTGTTAACCCTACTTGTACTCACTCAGGTTGTACTGTGGCATGGGAAACTAAAGGCAATAAATTTGGCTGTCCTTGTCATGGTGCAGAATATGGCAGTGATGGTCAGGTGCAAAGAGGCCCGGCGACAAAACCACTCAAAACTTACACAGCGAAGATTGAGAATAATTCAGTTTTAGTTAAGCAAAATTAGCTAATTTGGCATTCTCCCCACTCTCTATTTTCCAGCAAGCATGGTGAATAATATCAACCAGCTTTTAGCCCAAGCACAAGCAGCATCCGATGCAGCAGATTGGTCATTGCTGACTCAATATCTCCAACAGTTGATGTTCTCGCTAGATTCTACCCATCCAGAAATAGTTAAACATCGGCAATATCTGCTGGAATTAGCATTGTCGATTTTAGAAATGGGAGATTTTCAGCAACGTTGGGATATTGCCAAAGTGTTGAAGCAATTGGGAAATATTGCCATCCCCCCGTTGATTGATATTCTCGAAGATGAAGATGCTGAAGAAGATTTACGTTGGTATGCTGTTCGGACTTTGGGGGAGTTTCAGCACCCAGAAGCCATAGTCTCTTTAGTGGATTTGCTGAAAACCAGTGAACATGAAGAACTCAAGACTATGGCTGCTTCAGCTTTAGGACAAATGGGGAGTCTGGCGATTACGGCGCTGACTGAACTTCTGGCTGCGGCAGAAACAAGACTTTTAGCAGTGCGATCGCTTGCTTATATTCGCACTCAGGAGACGATTACACCTCTATTAAGTGTTGTTGAAGATGCACAACCAGCAGTCCGCAGCGCCACTCTAGAAGCCCTCAGCAGCTTTCATGACCAACGTCTACCCCCTGTGTTATTAAATGCTTTGGAGGACGTTGCAGCCACAGTCAGACGTGCAGCAGTGCAGGGTTTAGGTTTTCGCCCTGATTTATCTACAGAACTGGATTTAGTGACGAGATTGCAACCCAGATTGTCCGATTTTAATCTTGAAGTTTGTTGTGCGGCGGCGATCGCTCTTTCCCGCATGGGTACTGATGAAGCGGCGAAACATTTATTTCAGGTGTTAATTTCACCCAACACACCACTGAAGCTGCAATTAGAAATTATCCGGGCTTTAATCTGGGTGGAGACTCTATCCGGTTTGGCATATTTACAACAAGCACTCTATGAAACCACATCAGAGGCACTCTGGCAGGAGATTATCACAGTTCTGGGACAAGTGCAAAAGCCGGAGTTAATGACACCATCTGCTGAAATTTTATTGGATGTTTTAAACTCACAGCATCTAGTCACAGTGGCAAATCCTGTTGGGGCTAAAATTAAAAGTGCGATCGCTTTGGGTTTAGGACAATTAGGAAATAACCAAGCTGTTGAACCATTGATTTTATTGCTATCAGATGCTAACCAAATTGTCAAATTAAATGTGATTTCGGCACTCAAAAAACTGGATGGGGAAGTTGCATATCAACAATTACAGCAATTAGCCAATACTTCCACACTCACACCAGATTTGCAACAAGGAATTGCGATCGCTCTGGCTGAATGGTAAAGGGAAAAAACCTCCCCCCGCTAAAAAATAGCAGAGAGGAGATTTACAGTTAAAGTTCGTCAGGTGATCGGAATAGCTATTTATTTAGTATTAATTGCCATTACTTTCATTCCTCCTAGAGATAGAGAAATATTACTTGCATATTTTCACAAATTGTGCAGTGAATTTTTTATCCTCTGTTGCATCGAGAAATTACCCAGCGATGTTCGACCAGTAGCAGCAGATACCTTTTATTATCGAGTGCGATCGCTTGTTTTCCCCTTATTTCTACTACCCAGTCCCCAGTATTTTTAACCAGACTTACGTCTACTTAAGGATGTGATAACTCATTTTCTGATGTTAAAGTTTGAATATCGCCGAATTTGATGGAATAAAAATCACCAAATTGCGATAGCGGTAACATTTTAGTTAGGAGTGAATGTGAATACTATTTCCCTTGTCTACGCCACACTATGCGAACGCAAAAGTTGGTTTTACTTACCCAGTTTAGCTGCTCTGACAGTTTTGGCTACTGGTTTGTCTGCTGTTGCTCAAACAGTAGATACTCAAATCACAGGTGAATCTCCTGTAAATGCAACATCTTCTGATGCCATTAGTTTACAGCAGTTTCCCAACCCTAGTACCCAGGAAATGGCTGATGCAACACTTACGCCCGTACCCGGAACTGCAGTAACTTCATCATACGCCCTAATTGCTGAATCAAACGCCACTTTTCCATCTTCTACTACTCAGGTAGCACAAGCAGATATTAATTTTGGTACACCGACTCGTCGCGCTCAAAGCTATATCGGTGTTGCGGGTAATCTTGGTTTAGGTGGTGGTGATTCATCTTTAGGTGATGGCAATGTTGCAGTCTTCGGTAAAGTCTCACTGTCAAATACCTTATCGTTAAGACCATCAGCCGTGTTTGGCAATAATACCACAGTCCTAGTTCCCATTACCTACGACTTCAACTTGCAGTCAGCCGATCCATTTGACGAACCATTAGCGATCTCGCCTTATGTCGGAGTAGGTGCAGCGATTAAAACTGGTAGTGACTCAACAACTGCTTTGTTAATATCTGGTGGTATTGACTTTCCTCTAAACCCTCGATTTACAGCCACCGCTTCTGTGAATGCTGGCTTTTTTGACGAAACTGATATCGGTCTGTTGTTAGGCGTTGGTTACAATTTCAGTGGCTTTTAATCCCATAACATAAAACCTGAAAGGCAAAAGTGCAAATATCTTTTGCCTTTTACATTTTGCAACTTTTATAATATTGGACAGATTATTGAAGTCAGATAATCGTTATATGGGTGAAATCTTGCATATTACGTTAAATTTATAGTTGCTTGTCTTGTTGCGATCGCCTAAATTATGCGATAATAATTATCATATATATAGCATTCCCTAGTCGGCTGAGGTACAGATTTATCTGTGTTTATCTGTGTTTATCTGTGGACAAATAGTTTTTGCTATACCTGATTTCGGTGGAAATCGCTATACTATCACGGCTAAACTGGGCAAAATTAACCGAACAATTTGCCAAATCATACCACTTTTTAGGTTGGGATAGGGTCTGGCTTTTGCGAGGAATTATTTCAGTTTGAATAATAACACATAAATCTTTAATCAAAACTAGAGTTTATACATATGAATAAACCCGATAAACCATCAAATCATACCACAAATTTTGTGCTAGAAAAGCAAAAAGAAGAAGAACTCATACATGATGTTCTTTTATTGCTGCAAAATTTGATTGCTAGAGAAGAAGTGACAGTAAAGCTAGTATTAGATGCTCTCTATCAAGTAGGATCAATTAACCTAATTAACCAGAAGTTTCGTTCTCGGACTCTCAATAGAAGTCTGAAACTAATTTCCAAGACATCCAAGCCAGTATTTAGAATTTTTGCTTGGCGCTGGTTTAACAAGAATGGTTCTCAATTAATTACTAATTGGCTGCAAAGCCAGGTGACTTTCCAAAGCACAGAGCAACCGCAAGCAGCGAAAGCAGAATTTGTGCTGGAAAATCCCGAAATCAACCTGAATTATCCTCCCAAACCTCAATATCAGCTTCAGGAAGTCAAGCATCTTCGCTCCCAGGTGACATTACTCACTGGGATTTTAGCGGGAGTGGTGACTGTTTTCGGTGGTAGCTTTATCTGGTTAGGTTCTTCCCTAGAGCGATCGCATATGCAAAGAATTGTCGAATTACAAACTCAGGTGAAAACTCTCGAAGCCAGCGTAAATGAGCCTTAGCCCACCTTTGTGGGCTATGTAGCTACTATCAGTCCAAACTTCCAGCCGGTGGAACCTGCTATTGAGGTTGAGGACTCACTTTGTCAATCACCTGAATCTTACCATCGGCGGCTACATCCCAAACATCGTAGACACCTACAACGTCACCATTAGCATCAACATCGACGTTACCGCTAGCCCCTTGATAGTTAATGTCTTGACCCTCTCGAAGTAACTTCAGCCCCTCACAGACATCAGTCACTTCTGTCCCAGGTTCATTGGAAACCTCACGGATTTTATTAGAAATCCCCACCCCTGTGTTTTCCCGCGCCGCTTGTGCGGAGAGTACCAATAAAGCAGCAGCATCCCAAGCTTGGGGAGCGTATTCCCCAGGGGAACCGCCTTTTTTCTCTTGCCACAGTTTGTTAAAATCTGCTAATGCTTTACCATCGGAACCGGGTACTGTACCCAGCGCCCCAGCTAAGAGATATTTTCCATCAGCGCCTTTACCTACTTGCTCAGGAAAAGTGGGGGCTTTAACTCCATCTGTGAGTAGAATTTGCACACCCTCAGTCAAACCTCGCTCGTAAGCAGTTTTGAGGAGCAGACTACCTGTTTCAGCATAGAGAACCGCGATAACTGCATCTGGTTTTCCCGCAAAAGCAGCAGCAGCTTCAGTATCAAATGTTTGAGCTTTGGGGTCATAGCGGACAGGCTGATCTTTATTAATGACAGTTCCACCCAATTTTTCAAAAGCTTCTATAAATGCTTTTTCAAATCCCACCCCATAGTCGTTATTAATCACAACTGTGGAAACTCGCTTGAAGCCCTTTTGATTTGCTAGTTGAGCTAATGCTAATGCTTGGTAGGTATCAGGAGGAGCTGTGCGCGCCCAAAAGCCTTTAAAGTCTCCTTTTTGTGCTTTTTCTGTAAACACTGGACTGGTACTACCAGGAGAAACCATCATAACTTGATTTGGTACAGCAACTGACACAGCCGCAGTAGAAACGCTGCTCGCAAAGGAACCAACTACACCCGCGACTTTATCCAGAGTAGCCAATTTGGTCATCCCAGCCGCACCTGCTCTGGGGTCGGTTTGGTCGTCTACTGCTACAAGGTTGACTGGTTTCCCATTCACACCTTCGCAAGCGTTAACAGTCTCCACTAGCAAGGGAACTGAGCCTGACATTTGCTGTCCAATGGAAGCTAAGTCACCAGTTGCTGGTAGTAAATAACCAATTTTTAGTCCTTGACTACTATCGGTTGTGTTCCCTGCGGTTGTGTTCCCCGGATTAGTATCGGTTGTAGTATTAGTGTTATTAGCATTGTCGCAAGCTCCCAAAAGCAAACTTGTTGCTAGGGTAACTATACTCAGTCCTAAAGCAGGATAAATTTTTGGCATGGTTTACTTTTACTCCTCAAATATTTAGGAGTCCAAAATTGACACTCTCCGGTCTAAAACAGACTCCCAGGGATAAATAATAGCATCTACCCAGAGGAGTAAAACTTTTACCAACACATCAAAATTTATTGGTTGATTTTTTCCTAAAATATATATTGATTTTTGTCAATATAAGTATAGTTTTGTCTATGAAATTGTCAACTTAGGACTTGCTCACAAAGACGAGAGTGTTGGCTTCTGCGCCCTATACAGGATTCACTTGCTATCCTAAAAACGGAGAGGGAGGGATTCGAACCCTCGGTACGGAGTTACCTGCCGTACAACAGATTAGCAATCTGTCGCTTTCGACCACTCAGCCACCTCTCCAGGTGTGCTACAGATATTAACGATAGCAAACTGTTTAGAGTTTGTCAACAGTTAATTTTAAAATTGTTTTCCGGAGTCATTAGTCTTTGCATTACTATGTCCACAAGGGACGTGGTTGGAATTAGTCCAAAATTTAGGAGTTTTTTCACCACGTCACTTGCTACAACGGGGGGAACCAAAGCAAAGCAGTGGTTCCATAATTCCACTCTGTATGTAC
The window above is part of the Nodularia spumigena CCY9414 genome. Proteins encoded here:
- a CDS encoding MFS transporter is translated as MLTGLFSFNGRYRILHLTWFAFFLSFVVWFNFAPFQTAIKEALSLTEGQVRTIAICNVALTVPARIIIGMVLDKYGPRITYSILLMYAAIPCLAFASAQNFSQLIISRLALSIVGAGFVIGIRMVAEWFPPKEIGIAEGIYGGWGNFGSAAAAFTLPSLAAATALFTVGQLNWRLAIALTGIIAAIYGAIYFFNVEDTPTGKVYQRPSRHGGIEVTTKKSFWLLMLTNIPLVGILAVLAWRISKIGLLSPTQLFIVYLLLIGLYLFQAYKCWDVNQELMTGKKQYAAKDRYQFSQVAILELTYFVNFGSELAVVSMLPAFFESTFSLSKVLAGMIAASYAFMNLFARPGGGWVSDTVGSRKWTMTILTGGMGLTYLIMSSVSSNWWLPIAIILTMSCSFFVQAGEGSTYAIVPLVKRRITGQIAGNVGAYGNVGAVAYLTLYSLLPAGDVGNQIFFQTLGVTALIVTFLCAFLLKEPQGSFAEHHEGDEPELIVEEFPAFTED
- a CDS encoding NAD(P)H-quinone oxidoreductase subunit 4; this translates as MMADQFPWLTAIVLLPFIAALVIPVLPDKDGKWVRWYALGVGVADLILMCYAFWHNYDASNASFQLEENYTWMPQLGLNWTVAVDGLSLPFVLLAGLVTTLAIFSAWQVDRRPRLFYFLMLVLYSAQVGVFVAKDLMLFFIMWEVELIPVYLLICIWGGQKRRYAATKFLLYTAAASIFILVAALAMGLYGGGNVTFDLAALGLKNYPLNLELLLYAGLLIAFGVKLAVFPMHTWLPDAHGEASSPVSMILAGVLLKMGGYGLIRLNLGILSDAHIYFAPVLAILGVVNIIYGALNSFAQGNMKRRLAYSSISHMGFVLLGIASFTDLGISGAMLQMISHGLIASVLFFLAGVTYDRTRTMIMDDLGGIGQVMPKVFALFTISAMASLALPGMSGFVGELAVFIGITTSDVYSSAFSIVTVFLAAVGVILTPIYLLNLLRKVFYGSSASVMCDVNNAALENQEDEGTACFGTDCLLPNQTIYSDARPREVFIAACFLVLIIGIGFYPKLAMQMYDVKTVAVNAQVRQSLMTISQTNPHIYAQGFLVPTIPASEAAPVLGVVK
- a CDS encoding ubiquinol-cytochrome c reductase iron-sulfur subunit, yielding MKRRDFINWVGLGAIASSLPIAIAACSDQTTASEDWQTVGTVAELDKNGQLSVKNLPSVNVLVVGTSKSENLIAVNPTCTHSGCTVAWETKGNKFGCPCHGAEYGSDGQVQRGPATKPLKTYTAKIENNSVLVKQN
- a CDS encoding HEAT repeat domain-containing protein, whose protein sequence is MVNNINQLLAQAQAASDAADWSLLTQYLQQLMFSLDSTHPEIVKHRQYLLELALSILEMGDFQQRWDIAKVLKQLGNIAIPPLIDILEDEDAEEDLRWYAVRTLGEFQHPEAIVSLVDLLKTSEHEELKTMAASALGQMGSLAITALTELLAAAETRLLAVRSLAYIRTQETITPLLSVVEDAQPAVRSATLEALSSFHDQRLPPVLLNALEDVAATVRRAAVQGLGFRPDLSTELDLVTRLQPRLSDFNLEVCCAAAIALSRMGTDEAAKHLFQVLISPNTPLKLQLEIIRALIWVETLSGLAYLQQALYETTSEALWQEIITVLGQVQKPELMTPSAEILLDVLNSQHLVTVANPVGAKIKSAIALGLGQLGNNQAVEPLILLLSDANQIVKLNVISALKKLDGEVAYQQLQQLANTSTLTPDLQQGIAIALAEW
- a CDS encoding ABC transporter substrate-binding protein, which encodes MPKIYPALGLSIVTLATSLLLGACDNANNTNTTTDTNPGNTTAGNTTDSSQGLKIGYLLPATGDLASIGQQMSGSVPLLVETVNACEGVNGKPVNLVAVDDQTDPRAGAAGMTKLATLDKVAGVVGSFASSVSTAAVSVAVPNQVMMVSPGSTSPVFTEKAQKGDFKGFWARTAPPDTYQALALAQLANQKGFKRVSTVVINNDYGVGFEKAFIEAFEKLGGTVINKDQPVRYDPKAQTFDTEAAAAFAGKPDAVIAVLYAETGSLLLKTAYERGLTEGVQILLTDGVKAPTFPEQVGKGADGKYLLAGALGTVPGSDGKALADFNKLWQEKKGGSPGEYAPQAWDAAALLVLSAQAARENTGVGISNKIREVSNEPGTEVTDVCEGLKLLREGQDINYQGASGNVDVDANGDVVGVYDVWDVAADGKIQVIDKVSPQPQ
- a CDS encoding ferredoxin--nitrite reductase, which gives rise to MTDTVTTTKTNLNKFEKLKAEKDGLAVKEEIAKFASLGWEAMDVNDRDHRLKWMGVFFRPVTPGKFMMRMRIPNGVLTSHQLRVLASVLQRYGDDGSADITTRQNMQLRGIRLEDLPDIFEKLHSVGLTSIQSGMDNVRNITGNPVAGLDADELFDTRELVQQVQDMLTNKGEGNPEFSNLPRKFNIAIAGGRDNSVHAEINDLAFVPAFQEGSGEWGVGSGEWGVGSGEKPEASVFGFNILVGGFFSAKRCEAAIPLNAWVSPEDVVAVCRAVLEVYRDNGLRANRLKSRLMWLLDEWGVEKFRAEVETRLGKALLPATPKDEIDWEKRDHIGVYKQKQAGLNYVGLNIPVGRLYAQDMFEIASLAEVYGSGEVRLTVEQNIIIPNIPDSRLATFLTEALLEKFAINPDMLTRSLVSCTGAQFCNFALIETKNQALEMAQALQAELTLTRAVRIHWTGCPNSCGQPQVADIGLMGTKARKNGKPVEGVDIYMGGTVGKDAHLGNCVQKGIPCEDLQPVLRDLLIQHFGAELNNS